A genomic window from Candidatus Delongbacteria bacterium includes:
- a CDS encoding T9SS type A sorting domain-containing protein, translated as MKKTLIALAAISALAPLAMAEYQFDIALQDMIDNIDCFNQANCVPTMGHALVTDLATQIQYNLPVSGSGPDGQPLAYQFVIQGDEIFPGITGQVDYLEVLWEGPGFQYTYTASFAPITQFYFTGPATPPAFTNPLDPADGCYTPELGLHWDWEHFPDGEVTLTSDFTVANGDTLFIDGGITVYGLPGVSLLIDGRVAGDGTSDAMIEFTGEDWGGITFGSTARGTINYAMIHDVMDESDGGAIYMTSGADVRFVRSIIAHNETTGMGGAAYVESGAFLRLRSCTVSHNTANSGGNIYVADGGVVSGFYNLVTFGTPETMVAETGTLYSNLQTSCLYPLADPDQSTGWYCDPGYVDGDAGNFYPSFWNVEDPEMVNCIIDVAIIPEDLDPDGTPFDMGAVPFNQFEILHPAMITMVEDRANDQGGNVMLTFDASSNDGSWINPITFYSVWVMYPGADDFVSTGQTVGAIGAASYTVVVPTITDSMATSENPADYTHYFIVSAHNSTNPLLVALSEEGMGYSIDNIAPGMVTGFGSDDEWAEDDANDSFTLNVSWNPSTANDFDHYVLYASETGDIEDAIELTTTMDTQFDHVLNNRLDNLDVTFTYFVEAYDYAGNAGEMNTLTAPATPLTGVEEGLPLSFSLEQNYPNPFNPTTTLRYDLASAANVSLNVYNMQGQLVRQLVNTQQNAGRYELSFSANELASGVYIYHLKAGDFTQTRKMVLMK; from the coding sequence ATGAAAAAGACTCTGATCGCTTTGGCAGCCATCTCGGCACTGGCCCCCCTGGCCATGGCCGAATACCAGTTCGACATTGCCCTTCAGGACATGATCGACAACATTGACTGCTTCAATCAGGCCAACTGCGTCCCCACCATGGGTCACGCCCTGGTGACGGATCTGGCCACCCAGATCCAGTACAACTTGCCGGTTTCGGGCAGTGGCCCCGATGGTCAGCCCCTGGCCTACCAGTTCGTGATCCAGGGTGACGAAATCTTCCCGGGTATCACTGGACAGGTCGACTATCTGGAAGTGCTCTGGGAAGGCCCCGGTTTCCAGTACACTTACACCGCGTCGTTCGCCCCCATCACCCAGTTCTATTTCACCGGACCGGCGACTCCGCCCGCTTTTACAAATCCGCTGGACCCCGCTGACGGCTGCTACACGCCCGAGCTTGGTCTGCACTGGGATTGGGAACACTTCCCCGATGGCGAAGTCACGCTGACCTCCGACTTCACGGTCGCGAACGGTGACACGCTGTTCATCGACGGTGGCATCACGGTCTACGGTCTGCCCGGTGTGTCCCTGCTGATCGACGGTCGCGTTGCCGGCGACGGCACCAGCGACGCCATGATCGAGTTCACCGGTGAGGACTGGGGTGGCATCACCTTCGGATCCACGGCCCGCGGCACCATCAACTACGCCATGATTCATGACGTGATGGATGAATCCGACGGCGGCGCGATCTACATGACCAGTGGAGCCGATGTGCGTTTTGTGCGCAGCATCATCGCTCACAACGAGACCACCGGCATGGGCGGTGCGGCCTATGTGGAAAGCGGCGCCTTCCTGCGCCTGCGTTCCTGCACCGTGTCCCACAACACGGCCAACAGCGGTGGCAACATCTACGTGGCCGACGGCGGCGTGGTGAGCGGCTTCTACAACCTGGTCACCTTCGGTACCCCCGAGACCATGGTTGCCGAGACCGGTACCCTCTACAGCAACCTGCAGACCTCCTGCCTGTATCCGCTGGCCGATCCCGACCAGAGCACCGGCTGGTACTGCGATCCCGGTTATGTCGATGGCGATGCCGGCAACTTCTATCCTTCCTTCTGGAATGTGGAAGACCCCGAAATGGTGAATTGCATCATCGACGTGGCCATCATCCCCGAGGACCTGGACCCCGATGGCACTCCCTTCGACATGGGTGCCGTGCCCTTCAACCAGTTCGAGATCCTGCACCCCGCGATGATCACCATGGTCGAAGACCGTGCCAACGATCAGGGCGGCAACGTGATGCTGACCTTTGACGCCAGCTCCAACGACGGTTCCTGGATCAACCCGATCACCTTCTATTCCGTGTGGGTCATGTATCCCGGCGCCGATGACTTCGTCTCCACCGGCCAGACCGTGGGTGCCATTGGTGCCGCCAGCTACACCGTGGTGGTTCCCACCATCACCGACAGCATGGCCACCAGCGAGAATCCGGCGGATTACACCCACTACTTCATCGTCAGTGCTCACAATTCCACCAATCCTCTGCTGGTCGCCCTGTCCGAGGAAGGCATGGGCTATTCGATTGACAACATCGCCCCCGGCATGGTCACGGGCTTCGGTTCCGACGACGAGTGGGCCGAGGATGATGCCAACGACAGCTTCACCCTCAACGTGAGCTGGAACCCCAGCACTGCCAATGATTTCGATCACTACGTGCTGTATGCCAGCGAGACCGGCGACATTGAAGATGCCATCGAACTGACCACCACCATGGACACCCAGTTCGATCATGTGCTGAACAACCGCCTGGACAATCTGGACGTGACCTTCACCTACTTCGTTGAAGCCTATGACTATGCTGGCAACGCTGGTGAGATGAATACCCTGACCGCCCCCGCGACCCCGCTGACCGGTGTGGAAGAGGGTCTGCCCTTGAGCTTCTCGCTGGAGCAGAATTACCCGAACCCCTTCAACCCCACCACGACCCTGCGCTACGACTTGGCCAGTGCCGCCAACGTCAGCCTGAATGTCTACAACATGCAGGGACAGCTGGTGCGTCAGCTTGTGAACACCCAGCAGAACGCCGGCCGTTATGAGCTGAGCTTCAGCGCCAACGAGTTGGCCAGTGGTGTGTACATCTACCACCTGAAGGCTGGTGACTTCACCCAGACCCGCAAGATGGTGCTGATGAAGTAA